In Archangium lipolyticum, a single genomic region encodes these proteins:
- a CDS encoding RsmB/NOP family class I SAM-dependent RNA methyltransferase: protein MKKNPRPPARASQPRRHEPPTSEAAPRPNRPVREDLVLQACLEAYGFVRHEGRLADRALDFTLRHKRNLYSNERRAVAERVYALLRRQRTVDFLLEHAHRDFSRLDKTRQDVLRLAASRILHGEAVDAVARTSALTGSDAGALSALPEAARKLESLPREKRFPIAASLPDFLAERFREVFGADAERAAEAMNERAPLTARANGFKGDREKLRAQLEQEGVLATPTPLSPLGLILDTRANAFTLEAFREGWFELQDEGSQLLGMLVDAPPTRVVDACAGAGGKTLQLAVQMKNRGDLHALDVDEGRIDELRKRARRAGVHNVRTQVIPAEGAEVDEALAALKGKADRVLVDAPCSGTGTFRRKPDARYRLTPEMIQDHVARQKRLLERFSQLVKPGGRLIYGTCSVLREENEAVVEDFLSRHPDYSVRPVAEELGPELGAKVGPGPFLRLAPHLHGTDGFFGAILVRSK, encoded by the coding sequence ATGAAGAAGAACCCCCGCCCGCCCGCCCGGGCGTCCCAGCCCCGCCGCCATGAGCCGCCCACCTCCGAGGCGGCGCCACGCCCCAACCGCCCCGTGCGCGAGGACCTCGTCCTCCAGGCGTGCCTCGAGGCCTACGGCTTCGTCCGCCACGAGGGCCGCCTGGCCGACCGGGCCCTGGACTTCACCCTCCGTCACAAGCGCAACCTCTACTCCAACGAGCGCCGCGCCGTGGCCGAGCGGGTGTACGCCCTGCTCCGCCGCCAGCGCACGGTGGACTTCCTCCTCGAGCACGCCCACCGCGACTTCTCCCGCCTGGACAAGACGCGCCAGGACGTGTTGCGCCTGGCCGCCTCGCGCATCCTCCACGGCGAGGCCGTGGACGCGGTGGCGCGCACCTCCGCGCTGACGGGCTCGGACGCCGGCGCTCTGAGCGCGCTGCCCGAGGCCGCCCGGAAGCTGGAGTCCCTCCCGAGGGAGAAGCGCTTCCCCATCGCCGCCTCGCTGCCGGACTTCCTCGCCGAGCGCTTCCGTGAGGTGTTCGGCGCCGACGCCGAGCGCGCCGCCGAGGCGATGAACGAGCGCGCCCCCCTCACCGCCCGCGCCAATGGCTTCAAGGGAGACCGCGAGAAGCTCCGCGCGCAGCTGGAGCAGGAGGGCGTGCTCGCCACCCCCACCCCGCTGTCGCCGCTCGGCCTCATCCTCGACACGCGCGCCAACGCCTTCACGCTCGAGGCCTTCCGCGAGGGCTGGTTCGAGCTACAGGACGAGGGCAGCCAGCTGCTCGGCATGCTGGTGGACGCGCCGCCTACTCGGGTGGTGGACGCGTGCGCGGGCGCGGGCGGCAAGACGCTGCAGCTCGCCGTACAGATGAAGAACCGGGGAGACCTGCACGCGCTGGACGTGGACGAGGGCCGCATCGACGAGCTGCGCAAGCGCGCGCGCCGGGCCGGTGTGCACAACGTGCGCACCCAGGTCATCCCCGCCGAGGGCGCCGAGGTGGACGAGGCCCTCGCCGCCCTCAAGGGCAAGGCGGACCGGGTGCTGGTGGATGCCCCGTGCAGTGGCACCGGAACCTTCCGCCGCAAGCCGGACGCGCGCTACCGCCTCACGCCCGAGATGATTCAGGACCACGTGGCGCGGCAGAAGCGGCTGCTGGAGCGCTTCTCCCAGCTGGTGAAGCCGGGTGGCCGGCTCATCTACGGCACGTGCAGCGTGCTGCGCGAGGAGAACGAGGCCGTGGTGGAGGACTTCCTCTCCAGGCACCCGGACTACTCGGTGAGGCCGGTGGCCGAGGAGCTCGGGCCGGAGCTGGGCGCGAAGGTGGGCCCGGGCCCCTTCCTGCGGCTCGCCCCCCACCTGCACGGCACGGATGGATTCTTCGGGGCCATCCTCGTGCGCTCGAAGTAG
- a CDS encoding purple acid phosphatase family protein, with amino-acid sequence MHRLYSLALGAVTAALTLTASSACAEALTRQPYLQRVGPETATVAFRLDAPCAPTVLYGTNGSTDQTARSADSGRNHAVVLTGLQPGTEYTYLVDACGSRTNPLRFSTAPVPGTRDVHFTAVGDFGMNNADQRSVATAMLGRKPDLFVMLGDNAYNEGTEAEIQNNLFAPMAPLLSQVPFFATPGNHEYVTNQAQPYFDNLYLPTSPSGGERYYSFDWGHIHFVSLDSNCAIGLASSDRCSLAAQRKWVEQDLAASTAPWKIVFFHHPPWSSGEHGSQLLMRREFSPLFEKYGVDLVLTGHDHHYERMYPMRGNDVAASSTRSPTYLVVGSGGASLRRFDNGKPSWTVLRNDSDHGYLDVKVEEGTLTAQMLTPSGKVLDSFSLSKDLPPLEQRPDGTPDTSTPSAPSEPQQPTDPTPAPQPGSTTDGTGTGLPGTPGTPSDEDNLGEAQPELPPGCSAGPAMVLLPAGAVLLAGALRRRRRR; translated from the coding sequence ATGCACCGACTGTATTCCCTCGCGCTCGGAGCAGTGACCGCGGCGCTCACGTTGACCGCGAGCAGCGCCTGCGCCGAGGCCCTCACCCGCCAGCCCTACTTGCAACGGGTGGGACCCGAGACCGCCACCGTGGCCTTCCGCCTGGATGCCCCGTGCGCCCCCACGGTCCTCTACGGCACCAACGGCTCCACCGACCAGACCGCCCGGTCGGCGGACAGCGGCCGCAATCACGCCGTCGTCCTCACCGGTCTCCAGCCCGGTACCGAGTACACCTACCTCGTGGACGCCTGCGGCTCGCGCACCAACCCCCTGCGCTTCTCCACCGCTCCCGTCCCGGGCACCCGCGACGTCCACTTCACCGCCGTGGGCGACTTCGGCATGAACAACGCCGACCAGCGCAGCGTGGCCACCGCCATGCTTGGCCGCAAGCCCGACCTCTTCGTGATGCTCGGCGACAACGCCTACAACGAGGGCACCGAGGCGGAGATCCAGAACAACCTCTTCGCCCCCATGGCGCCGCTGCTCTCCCAGGTGCCCTTCTTCGCCACCCCGGGCAACCACGAGTACGTCACCAACCAGGCCCAGCCCTACTTCGACAACCTCTACCTGCCCACCAGCCCCTCCGGTGGCGAGCGCTACTACTCCTTCGACTGGGGCCACATCCACTTCGTCTCCCTGGACTCCAACTGCGCCATCGGCCTGGCCTCCTCGGATCGCTGCTCGCTCGCCGCGCAGCGGAAGTGGGTGGAGCAGGACCTGGCCGCCAGCACCGCGCCCTGGAAGATCGTCTTCTTCCACCACCCGCCCTGGAGCAGCGGTGAGCACGGCTCGCAGCTCCTGATGCGCCGGGAGTTCTCCCCCCTCTTCGAGAAGTACGGCGTGGACCTCGTCCTCACCGGGCACGACCACCACTACGAGCGCATGTACCCCATGCGGGGCAATGACGTGGCCGCGTCGAGCACCCGGAGCCCCACCTACCTCGTGGTCGGCAGCGGCGGCGCGTCCCTTCGCCGCTTCGACAATGGCAAGCCCTCCTGGACCGTGCTGCGCAACGACAGTGACCACGGCTACCTCGACGTGAAGGTGGAGGAAGGCACCCTCACCGCCCAGATGCTGACGCCCTCGGGCAAGGTGCTCGACAGCTTCTCCCTCTCCAAAGACCTCCCTCCCCTCGAGCAGCGGCCCGACGGCACTCCCGATACCTCGACGCCGTCCGCTCCTTCCGAGCCCCAGCAGCCCACCGACCCGACGCCGGCCCCCCAGCCGGGCTCCACCACCGATGGCACCGGCACCGGACTGCCGGGCACTCCGGGCACGCCCTCCGACGAGGACAACCTGGGAGAGGCCCAGCCCGAGTTGCCGCCGGGGTGCTCGGCGGGCCCGGCGATGGTGCTCCTCCCCGCGGGCGCGGTGCTGCTCGCCGGGGCCCTGCGGCGCCGTCGCCGTCGCTAG
- a CDS encoding DUF3396 domain-containing protein: MSKHPPRIRILVQNGAMLIRDGLSFTFYMCHPHAEVASAVMRSLEVYIQAVGGHHVLSRYSHEAAGWMELGAADWTELRKELLNPRSANIQLADVSSRENRYRFVYRGKPPSGSVFADEPGAVCAVSFWLPTEYLEEHGPGHVRELAMELAAPLPFCSGHTGLSLNCETDLVGVKREVFELSSRYPGMDIPDPSLSSLRIGTRVRGASWLTFLGHPVLRELGGAAGLRSRLHSPGTTVQEMEGERAVITLGPKPEAGDAARGDVLPAYRELAHVLEPWLFQEPRASEEVRRWERRFLD; encoded by the coding sequence ATGAGCAAGCACCCACCAAGAATCCGCATCCTCGTGCAGAACGGAGCCATGCTGATACGCGATGGCCTGAGCTTCACGTTCTATATGTGCCATCCCCATGCGGAGGTGGCATCCGCGGTGATGCGCTCTCTCGAGGTGTACATCCAGGCAGTGGGCGGTCACCACGTTCTCAGCCGATACTCGCACGAGGCCGCGGGATGGATGGAGCTCGGTGCAGCGGACTGGACGGAGCTCCGAAAGGAGTTGTTGAACCCCCGCAGTGCCAACATCCAGCTGGCGGATGTATCGAGCAGGGAGAACCGCTACCGGTTCGTCTACCGTGGCAAGCCCCCGAGCGGCTCCGTCTTCGCGGACGAGCCGGGGGCGGTGTGTGCGGTGAGCTTCTGGTTGCCCACCGAATACCTGGAGGAACACGGCCCGGGCCACGTGCGCGAGCTGGCGATGGAATTGGCGGCGCCCCTGCCCTTCTGCTCGGGACACACCGGCCTCTCCCTCAATTGCGAGACCGACCTGGTGGGCGTGAAGCGGGAAGTGTTCGAGCTGAGCTCCCGCTACCCGGGCATGGACATTCCCGACCCGAGCCTCTCCTCATTGAGGATCGGAACCAGGGTACGGGGGGCCTCCTGGCTGACCTTCCTGGGTCACCCTGTCCTGCGGGAACTGGGAGGCGCGGCAGGACTGCGCTCACGGCTGCACTCACCGGGCACCACCGTGCAGGAAATGGAAGGCGAACGAGCCGTCATCACCCTGGGCCCCAAACCGGAGGCCGGTGATGCCGCGCGCGGTGACGTGCTGCCCGCCTACCGGGAACTCGCACATGTGCTGGAGCCCTGGCTCTTCCAAGAACCTCGCGCCTCGGAGGAAGTACGCCGCTGGGAACGACGCTTCCTCGACTGA
- the sitA5 gene encoding SitA5 family polymorphic toxin encodes MPEHIVQLSASGARPYSRVGALALSLLMLLSACASGAPPARVVTADRAPPLTAWESLETRGGGEAVFTTLPTDFEPVRVSGAEFQGALVALLLDIPLRVASSRPPLYVGQKLALASVPLVGEQWRSELARAYGRFCERRGTPGDCLTLFDDGPGLEAKDKRGIALALAVGPALDARDAELRAMLSSTQLWTTVSITLSAYLALLIAPEPVSKGVASVLTLVMWGYLGWEFFDLIRAYVRLSEESERATTFEELREAGERFGKVIGPNSVRILVMLGTAALGDTAALVSRGPKLPGFGQAARVVEARTGMRLMDAAAGTERVIMSIPEGTIRVVLPANAFSMSALKGDGGRPAGNGGGGLKQGRLLPNGHRAFESFRDFKDFMGPAGKDKQWHHIVEQHQGNLQRFGPEALHNTENVVSIDATTHTRISSLYSSKPTGWKMTIRQWLSQQSYEAQREYGLSVLRDLGVIP; translated from the coding sequence ATGCCTGAGCACATCGTCCAGTTGAGTGCCTCGGGTGCGCGGCCGTACTCGCGCGTGGGCGCTCTGGCTCTGTCGCTGCTGATGTTGCTGAGTGCGTGCGCCTCGGGGGCACCTCCTGCTCGAGTGGTGACCGCGGACCGCGCTCCGCCGTTGACGGCGTGGGAGTCCCTGGAGACACGTGGCGGGGGAGAAGCGGTCTTCACCACGCTGCCCACGGACTTCGAACCGGTGCGGGTGAGTGGCGCGGAGTTTCAGGGCGCGCTGGTGGCGCTGCTGCTCGACATACCGCTGCGGGTCGCCAGTTCCCGCCCGCCGCTGTACGTGGGCCAGAAGCTGGCGCTCGCCTCCGTGCCTCTCGTGGGGGAACAGTGGCGTTCGGAGCTGGCGCGAGCTTACGGACGCTTCTGCGAGCGGCGCGGCACTCCGGGCGATTGTCTGACGCTGTTCGATGACGGGCCCGGCCTGGAGGCCAAGGACAAGCGCGGCATCGCCCTGGCGCTGGCCGTGGGCCCGGCCCTGGATGCCCGCGATGCCGAGCTGCGGGCCATGCTCTCCTCCACGCAGTTGTGGACGACGGTGAGCATCACCCTCTCGGCCTATCTGGCGCTCTTGATTGCGCCCGAGCCGGTCTCCAAGGGCGTGGCCAGCGTGTTGACCCTGGTGATGTGGGGTTACCTCGGGTGGGAGTTCTTCGACCTGATACGGGCCTACGTACGGTTGTCGGAGGAGTCGGAACGGGCCACCACTTTCGAGGAGCTGCGCGAGGCGGGGGAGCGCTTCGGGAAGGTCATCGGGCCCAACAGCGTCCGCATCCTCGTCATGCTGGGCACGGCGGCGCTGGGCGACACGGCGGCGCTCGTGTCCAGGGGGCCGAAGTTGCCAGGCTTCGGACAGGCCGCGCGCGTGGTGGAGGCCCGCACCGGCATGCGCTTGATGGACGCGGCGGCCGGGACCGAGCGGGTCATCATGTCCATCCCCGAGGGCACCATCCGCGTCGTGCTCCCCGCCAATGCCTTTTCAATGTCCGCATTGAAGGGTGATGGTGGGCGCCCGGCGGGCAACGGAGGTGGAGGGCTCAAGCAGGGCAGGCTCCTTCCCAACGGCCATCGTGCCTTCGAGTCATTCAGAGACTTCAAGGACTTCATGGGCCCGGCTGGCAAGGACAAGCAGTGGCATCACATCGTCGAGCAGCACCAGGGCAATCTCCAGAGATTCGGCCCCGAGGCCCTGCACAATACGGAAAATGTCGTCTCGATAGACGCGACAACGCATACGAGAATATCGTCGTTGTATTCCTCGAAACCGACGGGTTGGAAGATGACAATCCGGCAGTGGTTGAGTCAGCAGTCCTATGAGGCGCAGCGGGAGTACGGTCTGTCTGTCCTGCGCGACTTGGGGGTCATTCCATGA
- a CDS encoding DUF2019 domain-containing protein translates to MKSLIDRYIELAKLHGVALSEFDHKKANRLHSRIMKVHRELLALGPDAQGAFFCLLEHPDISVRCWAASQSLDSIPERAEPVLRQIAAEGPVPLNINASTVLMGWRSNPS, encoded by the coding sequence GTGAAGAGTTTGATCGATAGGTACATCGAACTCGCGAAACTCCATGGTGTGGCATTGAGCGAGTTCGATCACAAGAAGGCCAACCGGTTGCACTCTCGCATCATGAAGGTCCATCGTGAACTGCTGGCCCTGGGGCCCGATGCCCAGGGCGCGTTCTTTTGTCTATTGGAGCATCCCGACATCTCGGTTCGCTGTTGGGCGGCATCGCAGTCGCTGGACTCGATTCCTGAACGTGCCGAACCTGTTCTCAGGCAGATTGCCGCGGAGGGGCCAGTGCCTCTGAATATCAACGCGAGCACAGTGTTGATGGGATGGCGCTCGAATCCTTCATGA